From Ruminococcaceae bacterium KH2T8, the proteins below share one genomic window:
- a CDS encoding phosphoglycerate mutase, translating into MRQKPVVLMVLDGYGISDKTEGNAIAMAKTPVMDKLMKECPYKLGAASGLAVGLPDGQMGNSEVGHMNIGSGRIIYQDLTLITKYIEDGVFFKNEELLRAIDNCKKNNSDLHIWGLLSDGGVHSHITHLYAIIEMCKKEGLENVYVHPFFDGRDTPPASGKDYLQQLVDKMNEIGCGKVASMSGRYYAMDRDNNWDRIQKAYDALVLGEGVKATDPIEAMQASYDNEVTDEFVLPTVITNEDGTPVSVVKPNDSVIFFNFRPDRAREITKAFCFADSDIAAAEGDAADPKCIKFLKRANGFMPLTYVCFKDYDETIPNKFVAFKKEEITNTFGEYLAANGLKQLRLAETEKYAHVTFFFNGGIEEPNKDEDRTLVNSPKVATYDLQPEMSAPEVSEKLDAAITSNDYDVIIINFANPDMVGHTGVIEAAVAAVERIDQCVGAAVEAVKKMDGVLFICADHGNAEQMINYETKAPHTAHTTNPVPFILYNYDEAYTLKEGGRLCDIAPTLLEIMGLEKPAEMTGESLLIKK; encoded by the coding sequence ATGAGACAGAAACCTGTAGTTTTGATGGTATTGGACGGCTACGGTATTTCCGATAAGACAGAGGGAAATGCTATCGCCATGGCAAAGACTCCCGTTATGGACAAGCTCATGAAGGAGTGCCCTTACAAGCTCGGCGCTGCTTCCGGACTTGCAGTAGGACTTCCCGACGGACAGATGGGTAACTCCGAGGTTGGACACATGAACATCGGTTCCGGAAGGATCATCTACCAGGATCTGACTCTCATCACAAAATATATCGAGGACGGCGTTTTCTTTAAGAACGAAGAGCTTCTCCGCGCTATCGACAACTGCAAGAAGAACAACTCCGATCTTCACATCTGGGGACTTCTTTCGGACGGCGGCGTACACAGCCACATCACACACCTTTACGCTATCATCGAGATGTGCAAGAAGGAAGGACTCGAGAACGTATATGTTCATCCCTTCTTCGACGGACGTGACACACCTCCGGCATCCGGTAAGGATTACCTCCAGCAGCTCGTTGACAAGATGAACGAGATCGGCTGCGGTAAGGTAGCTTCCATGTCCGGCCGTTACTATGCAATGGACAGAGATAACAACTGGGATCGTATCCAGAAGGCTTACGATGCACTCGTACTCGGCGAGGGTGTTAAGGCTACAGATCCCATTGAGGCTATGCAGGCTTCCTACGATAACGAAGTAACAGACGAGTTCGTACTTCCTACAGTCATCACTAACGAGGACGGCACACCCGTATCAGTTGTTAAGCCTAACGACTCCGTTATCTTCTTCAACTTCCGCCCCGACCGTGCACGTGAGATAACAAAGGCTTTCTGCTTTGCTGATTCCGATATCGCAGCAGCTGAGGGCGACGCAGCAGATCCCAAGTGCATCAAGTTCCTTAAGAGAGCTAACGGCTTCATGCCCCTTACATACGTATGCTTCAAGGATTACGATGAGACGATCCCCAACAAGTTCGTCGCATTCAAGAAGGAAGAGATCACAAACACATTCGGTGAGTATCTCGCAGCTAACGGTTTGAAGCAGCTTCGTCTCGCTGAGACAGAGAAGTACGCTCACGTTACTTTCTTCTTCAACGGCGGTATCGAGGAGCCCAACAAGGACGAGGATCGTACACTTGTTAACTCCCCCAAGGTTGCTACATACGACCTTCAGCCTGAGATGAGTGCTCCCGAAGTATCCGAGAAGCTCGACGCAGCTATCACATCTAACGATTACGATGTCATCATCATCAACTTCGCTAACCCTGACATGGTAGGTCATACTGGTGTTATCGAGGCAGCAGTTGCAGCAGTTGAGAGGATCGACCAGTGCGTAGGCGCTGCGGTAGAGGCAGTAAAGAAGATGGACGGCGTTCTCTTCATCTGTGCCGACCACGGTAACGCAGAGCAGATGATCAACTACGAGACAAAGGCGCCTCACACTGCTCACACAACAAACCCCGTACCTTTCATCCTCTACAACTACGATGAGGCTTACACACTTAAGGAAGGTGGCAGACTTTGCGACATCGCTCCTACGCTCCTTGAGATCATGGGACTTGAGAAGCCCGCTGAGATGACAGGTGAGTCACTTCTTATCAAGAAGTAA
- a CDS encoding Phenylacetate-coenzyme A ligase PaaK, adenylate-forming domain family: protein MSLIGEMARTYKGDRRPREKNLKIRDRRMRELVRYAREHSPFYRELYADVPEDFELSDLPPVTKPQMMASFDDVLTDREITMKKIESFTCDPDNIGRKIDGKYLVFKTSGSTGVPAVILYDDQAIDVSSAVAAFRTFARKEDLKSFMKHGKKTAGVFADHGFYLACGMSRYLQLQMPRQNTKITVDVNAPEEEIVRKLNEFRPAMLSGYPSNLSLLADFDELDIRPDVVITGGELLTDEIRAKLEKKFGCYVQTHYSCTEGGEIACECSERHLHINEDCVIFEPVDKDYKPVPCGVMSDKVLITNLANRIQPFIRYELTDRVIVHDEKCVCGRTSYWVEIEGRTDDILMFEGGIGIAPMSLYKILEEVPGMIRFQLVQRAADRLELRLIADDKKAAFEAARSALLEYFESKGVTAVDIAMSDDPPMADKVSGKFKHVCKEL, encoded by the coding sequence ATGAGTCTGATAGGCGAGATGGCAAGGACATACAAAGGTGACAGGAGACCCCGTGAGAAGAATCTGAAGATTCGGGATCGGCGCATGAGAGAGCTCGTAAGATATGCGCGTGAGCATAGCCCATTCTACCGTGAGCTCTATGCGGATGTGCCCGAGGATTTCGAGCTTTCGGATCTGCCGCCCGTGACAAAGCCGCAGATGATGGCATCCTTTGACGATGTACTCACGGACCGCGAGATCACCATGAAGAAGATCGAAAGCTTTACCTGCGATCCTGATAACATCGGGCGAAAGATAGACGGTAAATATCTGGTCTTTAAGACCTCGGGATCTACGGGCGTACCTGCCGTGATCCTCTACGACGATCAGGCGATAGACGTGTCTTCGGCGGTCGCGGCATTTCGTACTTTCGCGAGGAAAGAAGACCTCAAGTCCTTCATGAAGCACGGCAAGAAAACGGCGGGTGTCTTTGCCGATCACGGCTTCTACTTGGCGTGCGGGATGTCGAGATATCTGCAGCTTCAGATGCCGCGTCAAAACACAAAGATCACCGTCGATGTAAATGCTCCCGAAGAAGAGATCGTCCGTAAGCTCAACGAGTTTAGGCCCGCGATGCTGAGCGGTTATCCGTCGAACCTTTCGTTGCTCGCGGACTTCGATGAGCTCGATATAAGACCCGATGTAGTCATCACGGGAGGAGAGCTGCTGACTGATGAGATAAGGGCTAAGCTCGAGAAGAAGTTCGGCTGCTATGTGCAGACTCACTACTCCTGCACCGAGGGCGGCGAGATCGCTTGCGAATGCTCCGAAAGGCATCTTCACATAAACGAGGACTGCGTCATATTCGAGCCCGTGGATAAAGACTATAAGCCCGTGCCGTGCGGCGTGATGTCGGATAAGGTCCTGATCACGAATCTCGCTAACCGCATACAGCCTTTCATACGTTATGAACTGACGGACAGAGTCATCGTTCATGACGAAAAGTGTGTATGCGGAAGGACTTCGTATTGGGTCGAGATCGAGGGCAGGACGGATGATATCCTGATGTTCGAAGGCGGTATAGGGATCGCCCCGATGTCGCTTTATAAGATCCTCGAAGAAGTGCCCGGCATGATCAGATTCCAGCTCGTCCAAAGAGCGGCTGACAGGCTCGAGTTAAGGCTTATCGCTGACGACAAGAAGGCGGCTTTCGAGGCCGCGCGATCCGCCCTTCTGGAATACTTCGAGAGCAAGGGCGTGACGGCCGTCGATATTGCTATGTCAGACGATCCGCCCATGGCTGATAAGGTGAGCGGCAAGTTCAAGCATGTCTGTAAGGAGCTGTAG
- a CDS encoding transcriptional regulator, TetR family, whose translation MNKEAKLQITKDKLLQAAASLMEGMDDPMKVTSREIAKEAGVQPAMINYCFGSREDLIYCTFQKLYEDYMKEADVEAILKEDLSPKELLKRMHFVVARCLVTHFNFTKAITGFVLFKRDLSKESFSAPYVMKHYAGRKTEEECRLIAYELSTMMQLIIFRKEDIKRDFGIDLENEDELRKVVDMRVDLLLGE comes from the coding sequence ATGAATAAAGAAGCCAAATTACAGATAACAAAAGACAAGCTCCTACAGGCAGCGGCAAGCCTTATGGAAGGCATGGACGACCCCATGAAGGTCACTTCCAGAGAGATAGCGAAAGAGGCAGGAGTTCAGCCTGCCATGATCAACTACTGCTTCGGCTCGCGAGAGGATCTTATCTACTGTACATTCCAAAAGCTCTATGAGGATTATATGAAGGAGGCCGACGTTGAGGCGATACTGAAGGAAGATCTTTCGCCCAAGGAGCTCCTAAAGAGGATGCATTTCGTCGTGGCAAGATGCCTTGTCACGCACTTTAATTTCACCAAGGCCATCACGGGATTTGTCCTCTTTAAGCGCGATCTCAGCAAGGAGTCTTTCAGCGCCCCTTATGTCATGAAGCACTATGCCGGAAGAAAGACCGAAGAAGAGTGCAGGCTCATAGCGTATGAACTCTCCACCATGATGCAGCTGATCATCTTCAGGAAGGAAGATATAAAAAGAGACTTCGGGATCGATCTTGAGAACGAAGATGAGCTTAGGAAGGTCGTGGACATGCGCGTAGACCTCCTGCTGGGTGAATGA
- a CDS encoding radical SAM additional 4Fe4S-binding SPASM domain-containing protein, which produces MISQKLYELKNWKGVLHTTWNPNGPGVIRIHLIPPKFVPFKTVDTLVIINGQDILPINESWAILLSEYIKNVNAFGNKPMSDEELDKILSDTFKGVKKVFPRVKDEILSEDLDAMIGIFEDVARGRIVECSKKPMTLGEYAPYMTAPHRMDLMVSAMTKDGHWHCNQKCLHCYAADQELADEKELSTDEWKEIIKKLQNAKIPQLTFTGGEPTMRDDIPELVDAAQWFVTRLNTNGVKLTPEYCKRLYDASLDSVQVTFYSSDADIHNKLVGAPNFDKTVEGIKNALAAGLNLSINTPLCTLNKDYRKTLEFLHEMGVMYVTCSGLILTGNATEDASVKTQLTNEELYDVLKEAVDYVYANDMEISFTSPGWLEEDKLKEMGLTVPSCGACLSNMAITPSGHVVPCQSWLSEEPLGDIRTEKWEKIWDSAECKKIRDISARMDQKCQLRGRGEDKNCY; this is translated from the coding sequence ATGATCAGTCAGAAATTATATGAGCTCAAGAACTGGAAGGGTGTCCTTCATACGACATGGAATCCCAACGGTCCCGGAGTCATCAGGATCCACCTGATCCCGCCGAAGTTCGTGCCTTTCAAGACGGTCGATACGCTCGTCATAATCAACGGTCAGGATATCCTCCCGATCAACGAGTCCTGGGCGATCTTGCTGTCCGAGTATATAAAGAACGTGAATGCTTTCGGGAATAAGCCGATGAGCGACGAAGAGCTGGACAAGATACTGAGCGATACGTTCAAGGGCGTAAAGAAGGTCTTCCCGCGCGTTAAGGATGAGATCCTGAGCGAGGACCTCGATGCCATGATCGGTATCTTTGAAGATGTTGCAAGAGGACGCATCGTAGAGTGCAGCAAGAAGCCGATGACCCTCGGTGAATATGCACCTTACATGACGGCTCCTCACCGTATGGATCTTATGGTATCCGCCATGACGAAGGACGGTCACTGGCACTGTAACCAGAAGTGCCTTCACTGCTATGCGGCTGACCAGGAGCTCGCCGATGAGAAGGAGCTTTCGACCGATGAGTGGAAGGAGATCATAAAGAAGCTTCAGAACGCGAAGATCCCGCAGCTTACTTTCACGGGCGGTGAGCCTACCATGAGGGACGATATTCCCGAGCTCGTAGATGCAGCTCAGTGGTTCGTTACGCGCCTTAATACCAATGGCGTAAAGCTCACTCCCGAATACTGTAAGAGACTTTACGACGCGAGCCTCGACAGCGTGCAGGTGACGTTCTATTCTTCCGACGCCGACATCCATAATAAGCTCGTCGGCGCGCCTAATTTCGACAAGACGGTCGAGGGTATAAAGAATGCTCTCGCGGCAGGACTTAATCTCAGCATCAATACGCCTCTTTGTACCCTCAATAAGGACTACAGGAAGACGCTCGAATTCCTGCATGAGATGGGTGTTATGTATGTCACATGCTCGGGACTTATCCTGACGGGAAATGCGACGGAGGATGCGTCGGTCAAGACTCAGCTCACGAACGAAGAGCTCTACGATGTGCTCAAGGAAGCAGTCGACTACGTATATGCAAACGATATGGAGATCAGTTTCACTTCTCCCGGATGGCTTGAAGAAGATAAGCTCAAGGAGATGGGTCTCACGGTCCCTTCGTGCGGCGCGTGCCTCAGCAACATGGCGATCACGCCTTCGGGTCACGTCGTGCCCTGCCAGAGCTGGCTGTCCGAAGAGCCTTTGGGTGATATCAGGACCGAGAAGTGGGAGAAGATCTGGGATTCCGCTGAATGCAAGAAGATCAGGGACATCTCCGCAAGGATGGATCAGAAGTGCCAGCTTCGCGGAAGAGGCGAGGATAAGAACTGCTACTGA
- a CDS encoding pyruvate, water dikinase — protein MKYIFNLKDIPDEKLPLTGGKARSLAYMIGEIKLSVPEGYVITSEAFADGKIKEDADKELRALLPALNTEYTYAVRSSAINEDGENASFAGQYETITDVKVGDIPNAVNKVISSKDVQRVKGYTESFGEEDKGIAVVIQRFVRPEFAGVIFTSDPLTGRDDKMVGNYVKGEGEKLVSGAENAEVFSVGSIKYRYEGNAEFNKFAKSLWKACRKIRNSYGMPMDIEWAVSGGKVYILQARPITTLRRIDDPTYRVNGSMSGYKLLTRTNVGEIFMKPVSPMTLSVLEKINDVLGLPDWLDNIYGQPYMNISVMCSAFVAFGKTEEKAYESLKDLVGNVPVGIKVPISPFDKKTFLKKVKTLIFPKEKSKLTKKQKLQMVEDLADISRGLIGEIKSIESCDALYAYWNNKLQPYLNDGLSSIMAASGTAMVPLFMTRGKISKIAGEEMSNRLCGGCVGILDSMKPLLLIEDVINGSLSEEEYIRICGHRSADEMELMAPRPYEDPAFPANLIEEHKKSGINLHEMQENEHRKFEEALSEFKAKYPSKAKWIDKQLQGFAHANDFREEIRSKGVVIFSVFREYILRAGKLCDIGDDIFYLSYLEMFDLLKGEREALEYIPARRATYAEYLKYPSFPNVIMGRFEPEKWLADEGRRSDFYCSDMADSAAPAASDVKGFPGAAGKVTGTVRVIASIDEIDQVQQGDILVTVATNIGWTLVFPKVSAIVTDIGAPLSHAAIVAREFGIPAVVGCGKATTVLKTGDVVTVDGSQGTVTKV, from the coding sequence ATGAAGTATATTTTCAACTTAAAGGATATCCCCGATGAGAAGCTTCCTCTTACGGGCGGCAAGGCAAGGTCCCTGGCATACATGATCGGTGAGATCAAGCTTTCGGTCCCCGAAGGATATGTAATAACGAGCGAGGCTTTCGCCGACGGAAAGATCAAGGAAGATGCCGACAAGGAGCTACGTGCGCTGCTCCCTGCCCTCAACACGGAATATACATATGCAGTCAGATCCTCCGCCATCAACGAAGACGGAGAGAACGCATCCTTTGCGGGTCAGTATGAGACGATCACCGACGTCAAGGTTGGCGACATCCCGAATGCCGTCAACAAGGTCATCTCCTCCAAGGATGTTCAGAGAGTAAAGGGATATACCGAGAGCTTCGGCGAAGAAGATAAGGGTATCGCCGTCGTTATCCAAAGGTTCGTAAGGCCCGAGTTCGCAGGCGTCATCTTTACGTCCGATCCTCTTACGGGAAGAGACGATAAGATGGTCGGAAACTACGTAAAGGGCGAAGGCGAAAAGCTCGTATCGGGCGCAGAAAATGCGGAAGTCTTCAGCGTCGGTTCGATCAAGTATCGCTATGAGGGAAATGCGGAATTTAATAAGTTCGCGAAGTCCCTTTGGAAAGCCTGCCGGAAGATAAGGAACTCCTACGGCATGCCCATGGATATCGAGTGGGCGGTGTCGGGCGGTAAGGTATATATCCTGCAGGCGCGCCCCATCACGACGCTTCGAAGGATCGACGATCCTACTTATCGCGTCAACGGCAGCATGTCCGGCTATAAGCTCCTTACAAGGACCAACGTGGGCGAGATCTTCATGAAGCCCGTCTCCCCCATGACATTAAGCGTCCTCGAGAAGATAAACGATGTATTAGGTCTCCCCGACTGGCTCGATAACATCTACGGTCAGCCCTACATGAACATCTCCGTCATGTGCTCGGCATTTGTCGCTTTCGGAAAGACGGAGGAAAAAGCATACGAGTCACTTAAGGATCTGGTAGGTAATGTGCCCGTTGGCATCAAGGTTCCGATCTCGCCTTTCGACAAGAAGACGTTCCTTAAGAAGGTAAAGACACTTATCTTCCCGAAAGAGAAGTCGAAGCTTACGAAGAAGCAGAAGCTTCAGATGGTAGAGGACCTGGCGGATATCTCGAGAGGCCTCATCGGCGAGATAAAGTCGATCGAAAGCTGCGACGCACTTTATGCTTATTGGAACAACAAATTACAGCCTTATCTTAACGACGGACTTTCGTCCATAATGGCCGCCAGCGGAACGGCAATGGTCCCTCTCTTCATGACCCGCGGAAAGATCTCGAAGATCGCAGGCGAAGAGATGTCGAACCGCCTCTGCGGAGGATGTGTCGGAATACTTGATTCCATGAAGCCGCTGCTCCTCATCGAAGACGTAATAAACGGCTCGTTGAGCGAGGAAGAATATATCCGTATCTGCGGTCACAGGTCGGCCGACGAGATGGAGCTCATGGCTCCCCGTCCCTACGAAGATCCCGCCTTCCCTGCGAACCTTATTGAGGAGCACAAAAAGAGCGGTATCAACCTTCATGAGATGCAGGAGAACGAGCATCGAAAGTTCGAGGAAGCGCTTTCCGAATTCAAGGCAAAATATCCTTCCAAGGCAAAGTGGATCGACAAGCAGCTTCAGGGTTTTGCTCACGCCAACGACTTCAGGGAAGAGATCAGATCCAAGGGCGTCGTCATCTTCAGCGTATTCCGCGAATATATCCTCAGAGCAGGAAAACTGTGTGACATCGGTGACGATATCTTCTACTTAAGTTACCTCGAGATGTTCGATCTTTTGAAAGGGGAGCGCGAGGCTCTCGAATACATCCCCGCGCGCCGGGCGACTTACGCGGAATACTTGAAGTACCCATCTTTCCCGAACGTGATAATGGGAAGGTTCGAGCCCGAGAAATGGCTCGCGGACGAAGGCAGGAGGAGCGACTTTTATTGTAGCGACATGGCTGATAGCGCCGCCCCCGCAGCATCCGATGTCAAAGGCTTCCCGGGCGCCGCAGGAAAGGTAACGGGAACTGTCAGAGTGATAGCAAGTATAGATGAGATAGATCAGGTTCAGCAGGGCGATATCCTCGTGACCGTCGCGACCAATATCGGATGGACGCTCGTCTTCCCCAAGGTCTCCGCGATCGTCACTGACATCGGCGCGCCCTTGTCTCACGCCGCGATCGTAGCAAGGGAATTCGGTATCCCCGCCGTCGTCGGATGCGGCAAAGCAACTACTGTGTTGAAGACGGGAGATGTAGTTACGGTCGACGGCTCTCAGGGTACGGTCACGAAGGTGTGA
- a CDS encoding CubicO group peptidase, beta-lactamase class C family, with protein MKGIIRKSAALMLSSVFLFSAVSCHKAPGKYKIEDITLGDNGKWINDDPYYEELIKTLNLEGYNTSSCRGCYLVATDEDVLFLYCEDAYEIDGTTSVNQYTTYDIASSSKTFTAVAALQLIEQGKLSLDDTLDKFFPEYEAGADISIYNLLHMQSGIPDYLNAPDVFWNLEGDHWDAKDDFFCDRISDEEFLEALYNTELLFEPGSMMAYCNTNYHLLAMIVEIASGMSFDEYLQVNIFDPCGMTHTTSMVAGNETSVPVNFTMAYDAGMTDEFGHSMQPNQERGDGGIHTCAADLLAFDRALFGGELLNKKSLETLTAFDMGYACGLMPYGANGYQHDGHAFAYSTSNKIMPTEDYGYVYVIIMEHN; from the coding sequence ATGAAAGGCATCATCAGAAAGTCGGCGGCATTAATGCTCTCATCCGTATTCTTATTCTCGGCTGTGAGCTGCCATAAGGCGCCAGGCAAATACAAGATAGAAGACATCACTTTGGGTGATAACGGTAAGTGGATCAATGACGATCCTTACTACGAGGAACTCATTAAGACATTGAACCTCGAAGGGTATAATACGTCATCCTGCAGAGGCTGCTATCTGGTGGCAACAGATGAGGATGTACTCTTCCTTTACTGCGAGGATGCATATGAGATCGACGGCACGACTTCGGTTAACCAGTACACGACTTATGACATAGCATCCAGCTCCAAGACATTTACCGCAGTAGCGGCTTTGCAGCTTATAGAGCAGGGCAAGCTCAGCCTTGACGATACTCTCGATAAGTTCTTCCCTGAGTACGAGGCGGGGGCAGATATCTCCATTTATAACCTTCTTCATATGCAGTCGGGTATTCCGGATTACTTGAACGCTCCCGATGTATTCTGGAATTTAGAAGGTGACCACTGGGATGCTAAGGATGATTTCTTCTGCGACCGCATCTCGGATGAGGAATTTCTTGAGGCACTTTATAACACGGAGCTGCTGTTCGAGCCCGGTTCCATGATGGCCTACTGCAACACCAATTATCATCTTCTTGCCATGATCGTAGAGATCGCATCAGGTATGTCATTCGATGAATACCTGCAGGTCAATATTTTCGATCCTTGCGGCATGACTCATACCACTTCGATGGTAGCAGGCAATGAGACGAGTGTACCCGTTAATTTCACGATGGCATATGATGCAGGAATGACTGATGAATTCGGTCATTCGATGCAGCCGAATCAGGAGAGAGGAGACGGCGGTATACATACATGTGCCGCAGATCTTCTTGCTTTCGACAGAGCGCTTTTCGGAGGGGAGCTCCTTAATAAGAAGTCCCTTGAGACACTGACTGCATTCGATATGGGATATGCTTGCGGACTAATGCCTTATGGTGCTAACGGATATCAGCACGACGGGCATGCATTCGCTTACAGCACGAGCAATAAGATAATGCCTACGGAAGACTACGGCTACGTATACGTGATCATCATGGAGCATAACTGA
- a CDS encoding Cupin domain-containing protein, whose translation MEAFPDFMKASLNHIDSSQQNTPDIDGYYYEGKDGSQICFWTYFSDRESKENVHEFDEYVLCVEGEYVEIFGGVEHVLHKGDELLVPKGVPHHGRVTKGTRTIHAFGGKRITS comes from the coding sequence ATGGAAGCATTTCCCGATTTCATGAAGGCGTCTTTGAATCACATAGACAGCTCGCAGCAGAATACCCCTGATATCGACGGATATTACTACGAGGGTAAGGACGGAAGCCAGATCTGTTTCTGGACTTACTTTTCCGACAGGGAATCGAAGGAGAACGTTCACGAATTCGATGAATATGTCCTCTGCGTCGAAGGCGAATATGTAGAGATCTTCGGCGGCGTTGAGCACGTCCTTCATAAGGGCGATGAGCTGCTTGTTCCTAAGGGAGTTCCCCATCACGGAAGAGTTACCAAAGGCACCAGGACGATCCACGCTTTCGGAGGTAAGAGGATAACATCATGA
- a CDS encoding 4-methyl-5(b-hydroxyethyl)-thiazole monophosphate biosynthesis has translation MSKVTAFITDGTEESECLIAVDLLRRAGIETELVSCNGSKEVLSSHKIRITVDKTFEEASFTDSDMLFIPGGMPGVTNLTAHEGLAEALKAQAAADKYIAAVCAGPSVLGGLGLLEGKKATCFPGWEDKLIGATYTGAGVTVDGKILTGRGLGFSVDLALKMIEVLEGAEKALDIKGRIQHPETI, from the coding sequence ATGAGCAAAGTAACAGCTTTTATAACAGACGGCACCGAGGAGTCCGAGTGCCTTATCGCAGTTGACCTCTTAAGGAGAGCGGGCATCGAGACGGAACTCGTTTCATGTAACGGCTCGAAGGAGGTCCTTTCTTCACATAAGATCAGGATCACAGTTGATAAGACATTCGAGGAAGCATCATTCACGGATTCGGATATGCTCTTTATCCCCGGCGGCATGCCCGGCGTAACTAATCTTACGGCGCACGAGGGACTCGCTGAGGCGCTGAAGGCTCAGGCAGCGGCTGACAAGTATATCGCGGCAGTATGCGCGGGACCTTCCGTGCTGGGCGGATTGGGACTTCTCGAAGGCAAGAAGGCTACATGCTTCCCCGGCTGGGAAGATAAGCTCATCGGAGCAACCTATACAGGCGCAGGCGTTACGGTAGACGGCAAGATCTTAACAGGCAGAGGCCTCGGCTTCTCGGTGGATCTCGCGCTCAAGATGATCGAGGTCTTAGAGGGCGCGGAGAAGGCTCTTGATATAAAGGGCAGGATCCAACACCCCGAGACGATCTGA
- a CDS encoding DNA-binding transcriptional regulator, XRE-family HTH domain: MTRDEFIAEVNNKLKLVRTEYGLTQDKMAVILGISKKTLVESEKGRRSIGWTEAVALVTIFQSSTILQNSFGGDPVGVVAALAFEDVEVTYPSTMGGRVWWKEIDGLGGYRIQQNIISGHYRLLDAQDHRLISSFHLSEVKDYLDSIS, encoded by the coding sequence ATGACAAGAGACGAATTCATAGCCGAAGTAAATAACAAACTAAAGCTCGTAAGGACCGAATACGGACTTACGCAGGACAAGATGGCTGTGATCCTCGGCATCTCCAAGAAGACACTTGTCGAAAGTGAGAAGGGCCGCCGCTCCATCGGCTGGACCGAAGCTGTTGCTCTCGTTACGATCTTCCAGTCGAGCACGATCCTGCAGAATTCTTTCGGCGGCGATCCGGTAGGCGTAGTCGCAGCGTTGGCTTTCGAGGACGTAGAGGTCACCTACCCTTCAACGATGGGCGGGAGAGTATGGTGGAAAGAGATAGACGGACTGGGCGGCTACCGCATCCAGCAGAACATCATCTCGGGCCATTACCGTCTCCTCGACGCTCAGGACCATCGGCTCATTTCATCATTTCACCTCAGTGAAGTCAAGGATTACCTCGATTCCATAAGCTGA
- a CDS encoding Pimeloyl-ACP methyl ester carboxylesterase: MKHGIIDYEVTGSGEPVLIIHGWGIDRTTMMGAFEPVFNRVDGYRRYYIDLPGMGRSEHGDVKNSDDMLELLYDFATKVIGESFMIIGQSYGGLLVRGFVNKYPELIKKIILLCPCIIPGDRKGRVEPLKVLERDENLLSSLTQEEYDNFTLMNVLLTQDVWERYKEYLLPALQRADWDFLNNVLEGSFSFDVDILDGPCEIPTLIIAGKQDSIVGYKDQFELMEKYINSTYCAVDRAGHNLQIEQPEIFEDIVENWLKEHKDRG; encoded by the coding sequence ATGAAACACGGGATAATAGATTATGAAGTTACAGGCAGCGGAGAGCCTGTTCTGATAATCCACGGCTGGGGCATTGACAGGACCACCATGATGGGAGCTTTCGAGCCGGTTTTCAACAGAGTAGACGGTTACAGGCGCTACTACATCGATCTCCCCGGAATGGGCAGGTCCGAACACGGTGATGTGAAAAACTCGGATGACATGCTCGAGTTGCTCTATGATTTCGCAACGAAAGTCATCGGCGAAAGCTTCATGATCATCGGTCAGTCATACGGCGGACTGCTCGTCAGGGGATTTGTAAATAAGTACCCGGAGCTTATAAAGAAGATCATCCTCCTTTGTCCGTGTATCATCCCGGGTGACAGGAAGGGGAGAGTCGAACCTTTGAAAGTACTCGAGAGAGACGAAAATTTGTTATCATCCCTTACGCAGGAGGAATACGATAACTTTACTCTCATGAATGTCCTTTTGACGCAGGATGTCTGGGAGCGATACAAAGAGTATCTGCTTCCTGCTCTTCAGAGGGCGGACTGGGATTTCCTCAATAATGTTCTTGAAGGAAGCTTCTCATTCGATGTAGATATACTTGACGGACCGTGTGAGATCCCGACATTGATCATCGCGGGAAAGCAGGACTCGATAGTCGGCTATAAGGATCAGTTCGAACTTATGGAGAAGTATATTAATTCGACTTATTGTGCTGTCGACAGAGCGGGACACAATCTTCAGATCGAGCAGCCGGAGATCTTCGAGGATATAGTCGAGAATTGGCTTAAGGAACATAAAGATCGGGGCTGA